tgttcttttgtgtTTTAAAGGCGTATGCGTGGTGGAAGGAGACTGTGGGAGTCCAAGGATGATAGGAAGTGGGGACATGATAAGTTTGAGGAAATTACTTTGCAGGAAAGGCACTATAAAGAGGTgatgattttataaatatgtagtagtagaactttttttttttcgtttgttGAAGTGAAAGAAACCTTGCTAATGCGTTCTGTATAAAATTTAGGGAAGGAGACCTTCTAAGGGTAATTTTCGAGGCCGTGGTGGTAAAACACGAGGTGTTGACCACAGTGGAAGATATGTTAGAGGTAGCCGGAAAGGGTATGATAACAGAGGCAATCAAACTCAAGCACCAAAGAGTGTTGTGCGAGGGAGAGGACCCCAGAGGTATGAGCCTACTAATAAGAACAATGATTCAGCATCCCAGGTGCAAAATAAACAGTGAGTACTTTGTATTTTGTAGGATTTCGTGCAACATATACATGTTTAGGCTTTCTGatcataattttgttttgttattttctaagACCTGGGAAGCAGCCAGAGAAAGCATCACATGCTAGTTTGGGAAAAACTTTTGCTCCTGTCTCTAATTCGAAGTCTGATCCTGTGCCTGCTAAGAAACAAGTGTTTGCATCAAATTTGAATTATGCATCCCCCCCCTTTTACCCTTCGAGTTCTTCCAACAAAGATATAAGTGTGGCACCAAAAGGGGATGTCCAAACGGGTGGTACAGGCAGGATTGTTCGCCCTGGTGTTGTGGATGAGGGTTTTTTGGTTCAACAGAACAATGTACTTCTTCGAGGAAAGAATGTTGTTGATCATGTCAGCATGGAGAAGCTATATATTGATGGGCCTGGCACTCCATCTGTTGGAAAGGCTTTTAACAATATGCATATTCCACTACCTGGATCTTCTGGAGTTAATCCTTCTCAGTCTGCTCATCCAAGAGGTCACGGGAGGAGTGGAGCAGTACCAGTGCAGATGAATTATCCGCCTGTTACCTCTCATAATCAACCAAGTAAAATTGATCCAACACAACTCCCGGCTATTCAAAGAACTGCTCCAGGGCGAACTTCACCTTCTTTGCAAGCCCCTGCTCCACAGGTTGGTAATCGACCTGGTAGTGGGTCTCAAGCTTCATCTCCCCCCAAAACATCCAGCGCGATTAGTTCATTGGATTCTGGAGAAATTGATGCAGCTTCAGATTCCGATAAATTGAAGGGTGCATTGGTTGGGAAGGGAAGGGGAGCTCCACAGGGTAGTGGAAGGGGCTCTTTTGTTTATGGTGGAGCTATGGGGACTGCTGGAAATATCAGTGGTACTCATGGAGATCATAACTTCCCAACCTTCTTGCCCGGTCAGTTTTTAATAAGCTGTTTTCTTGATAAGTGTCAACAGTGCCAACTTAGTGGAAAATTTGGATccaatatatttattgtaattttgcatTTCTGTTGTTGAAATACCATGTTCTCATGCACATAAAGGTAGAATAGCAGCATTACTAGTCTGTGAAAAGTCAAGTTGTTATATTATTTACTGTGTTACAGATGAGTTTTTTGTGGTGAGGGTGTCCTGATTTATAAACATCCCCTTGGTTTGGCTGCGTTTGTACCTGTGATCCTTTCAGAACATATGcagatcttttttttctttgatcaaTTTTGCTGATTTTCATTTGGCACACTGGTGGGACACAGTTATGCAATTTGGAGGGCAACATCCCGGTGGCATAGGAGTTCCTGCTGTTGGCATGGCATTTCCTGGATATGTTGGTCAGCCTCAACTTGGTTTGGGAAACTCTGAAATGACCTGGTAAGGATATTAATGACCGAATTTTTCCAGATGTTGACATGGTTGAAATCTCCCTGTGTTCATTTGTCTATGGTGCGCACTTGCAATTTTCTAAGAATTTTATAATCAATATGATATTTAACTACTCTAATGGTTGAAATATCCTTAGAAGTGTcttcatttactttttgttgTGTTCCTTTTTAGCTCCTTTTTGGAACACTATTTAAGTAGTTCCTTTTTTGGTTTAGGCTACCAGTTTTGACTGGGGCAGCGGGTGCTTTAGGGGCAGCGGGTGCTCTAGGGGCTACATATTGTCCACCCTATCTCACTGTTGATGGTGCTTATCATGCCCGACAATCAGGACAAACATCTGCAACAGCTATTTCAAGGTTGGTACTTTTATAGCTTTACTATGAACTCTTGTAGTTTTACTTCTTAAAATTGCATGGCTTGGCTTGAATGGTGATCTTTatactttatttcaattttgtgtGAACTCGTGGGGTTGGGAGAGGAGGATTCATAATGTAATGGGTTTTTGTCAtgcttttctttcttccatGCTAGGTTTGATGTTGCTGTACCTTTTTTCTGGTTTTGTGATTTCTGTTTTCATGATTGAATCTTTACAGCAAGGAAAATAATGTGAATAAAGCTAATAATGAATGGAAATCACCACAGAAATCAGGTAAGACATTGATATTCTTTTTCCATTGATGTTGTTTACACATTACCATTggaagttaatttattttttggaattgATCTGTCTGCAGAGCCTGTAAATGATGAGTTTGGACAGAGGCAAAATAAGCCCCGCAGGtaagtttatttgtggaaaCATTTTCATTTTGGTCGTCTTAAATGAATTTTGCTGCGATGGGAATGCTTGAGCATggttttacctttttttggggGGTGGAGGGGGAGGGGGAAGGGGTATTTTTCTTTGGATTCTAGGGGTAATAGTGCtggcatattttttaattagatcaaCATAAACTTGATGAATGTTTGGTTATGTTCCATGCAGATACTCGGAGATGAATTTTGGGCAATGAAGTATTATAGAATGCAacttgtttgaataaaaagatAAGGTTTGTTATTTTCCTCTATTAAATAATGCATCAATTTTCTTACTAGTGTTTACAATTTTCttagttttcataatttttgttttgcaggcCTTCTTCCTCCTGGTCCTTTGTCTTCAAGCTTTTGTTCAGGAGTACTTGGGCAGCAATATGTTTCAAGAATTTTTAGGTGATTACAGAACTTGTATTTTCGCTGGGAGTATTTTTTGAAGTTATTTTTCCCGGTTCCCTCATGTTTTGGGATTGGTTGGGGGTTTCCCCTTGGGCTTTGTACACTGATAcacctctttttttctctccgtAATTCAATTTTTTCCCTTGCAGTGTTATATAACGCCTGTTCATGCTGTTCTCCATTTAAAGAAGTTAATTGCAGCTTGACAGGTGGTAGTTGCTTGTGTAATTGTGCGgtaagtataaataaatttgCAGTTGATGTCCTTGTAATTGCTGCTGAGGAAATTATGACAGTTGGCTTCTTTGCCAGATTTTTCTTGCGTTTTGCTTTCGTGAAGCTCGTGAGAAACTTAGGCAGGTTTTTCTACAACTATGAATGTGGGAAAAAAGAACGACGATTGTGTTGCAGCAACTGATTGCTCGTGGAATTGAAAATTTCTCGTGTAAATGGTTTTCTTGTTCGTCTGGTATGTACTTGTGGTAAATTTGTTACGAGACGTCAAATAGTGTAATCCTCTTATTTTTCCAAATTCAAATTAGTGTTTTTGACTGAGTGGTTTTTGCTTTTGAATTCATTGTTTCTTCTATTGAGATTTGAGACTCATCTGAAGGATGTTAATATAGTACTCTTACCTAAGACAGTTTTGGTATTCGATGAAAACGatggtttttattttgttatactCTATCTTGGTTGATTAAATCgaaattaatgaaatatataatttatgtagGATGTGGCACGTATTTACATTAGAATGATTGTATGTCATGTACTATTAAGTGGTgataagaattattttaaaaattgtagtGTATGATGATGAAAGCCAATAAATTCGGAAATTCGCTTCGTATGACGTCGTCAACAATTTGCTTCATACAAGTATTTATTGGATTACATTAAAATCTCGAAAATTTGCTTCGTGAATTTCAATcgatattatattaattacgaAATGTGACTTTTTTTCATAATGGTTGGTGATGTATGATATTCCGTATGATACTAAAATTCTCCTCTACTAAtcaattttagttaatttcttcttcttctactagTGCTTGCCAGTTAAAAACTCGTCCGATGCTTATCTCTTTAGccgttgcttttttttttttttccttcttgaatacaattttggtcatctcattttattttattcaatgtgTACTATTTgtcttcttattttaaaataaaaatatttgatttttttattttaaaaattcacaatcttgtctacattattttttttatattttaattaattaaattatttttaatagtacCTTAAATGAGGTTTTTAACAGTAGTGTTaaatattgtaatttatttCTATGGGAATCTTAATCAAATTTTAGCAAGAATAGCAAAAGcgttaattttaattacaaatttaaaactgtcattttaagatgaaatccaTCTTATCACCATGTTTGATAGATGtacgtttttattttttccttttgagcGCATAAAAGATCTAGACTGAAcgaaaatagaaaagataatTGTACACTTCTTTTTGTCATCCTCAACAAACTAGCTTGAATAAAGAATTGTAGaaatgtgagaaaaaaaatactttcaatCTAAATATACATACATTGTTATAATGTTTATTACATTACAAATGAGACTAAACTTCTTAATAATCATTAATGAACAATTCAATCTATCAcgaattattttcataaaaaaaatctaataataacTACACATAGTAATATTCATGAtggatatcatttaataatttaacaatattctcatcattaaacaattaaaaaaatctaatatttcTCCAAAAATATCAGTTCCTTGCTAATTGAATAATAGAACACGAAAGCATGAAAGTCAAAGTGGTGGGACCAAGGTCAAACGGCAAAGAGGCCGTTGGATTAATCAaacggtgagaatgtttggATGATAGTCACCGACGGTGCAGTGCAGGGGCaatgagagagggagagagggaaGAAAGATGGCACGTGCAGGACCCACGTGATAGTATGAATTTGTCTGAGAATCAGACTCAGAGTGAGACTGAGACCTTTGTAGTTGAAGTAAttgtttctttctctctctctcttacttactaataagtaataactcagttctctctctctctctctcttgtctCTCAGAGCGTGTTTTGACCTTAACGTGCACAATAAAACGGCCTCAAGGTGTTGAAGGAAGCTTAGCTCAGTGATGAATTGAAGGACCAACTTCAACAAAGAATCGCTCTTCAATCATTGCACAGATCTTCAACGATCCATGTAATgcccttctcttctctttttctaaTGGGTTTCTTTTCTTGGTTAAGTAACTttactttcttttcatttgttgCTGCTAAAACCCGACTTTCCTTTTTTGGTAACCCAACTCTGTTTCGCAACACTTAAATTTGCGTTCTTTTACTTCCATGGTTTCTTGATAGACTTCTCTTTGGTAGAAGGAGCAATAGTTAATGAGTAACAATAAAACGAATtgttgaatgttaaggagcaaaactgctttttcttgttttttgtttgaatgaattatGATGGAGAAATTAAGTCTGTTATCTTTCTAGCTTACTTCTTCCGTGTGGTTAATTCAGAAAACTACTGTTCAAGCTTCAAGTATTCCTGGAGGCTTTTGGTTGAATTTCGAGCGAGAATTGTCCCTAAAAGAATCTTCTTTAGTGATGTGATAGTTCTGGAAACTAATGGAGGAAAGCATCAATAGAGGGGAATATCAACCTAATTTGGCTAAACAGTCTTCTTTGAGATTAGGTGGCAGTTTTAAATCAACATTGTCTGGAAGATCAAATCCTCGAAATTCCCCTTCATTCCGGCGGCTTAATTCTGTGCGAACGCcaagaaaagaaggaaggatCAGCGTAGGCGGTGCACTGTGGTTTCGGAGCAATCATTTACTTTTGTGGTTGCTTCTAATCACCCTCTGGGCTTATCTTGGATTTTTTGTTCAGTCCAGGTGGGCTCATAGTGATAAGAAGGAAGAATTTTCTGGCTTTGGAACCGGGCCAAGAAATACCAACACAGATGCTGAACAGATTCAGCGACGTGATTTGCTTGCTAGCGATAAATCATTATCTGCTAATAATGAGACTGGTGCAGATATAGCAGGGATCAGTAAAACTATAAGTGTAGCTTTGGCAAAGAAAGACAATGATGTTCCATCTCATCGTAAAACAAGCTCAAAGAAGAGGAGCAAGAGCAGACGTTCTTCGAAAGGTAAATCACGTGGTAAGCTGAAACCAACTACAGAAATTAAGAACACTGATATAGAGGAGCAGGAGCCAGAAATTCCTACAACCAATAATACGTATGGATTGCTTGTTGGTCCGTTTGGCCCAATGGAGGATAGGATTCTGGAATGGAGTCCTGAGAAACGTTCTGGCACATGTAACAGGAAGGAGGACTTTGCACGTCTGGTTTGGTCCAGAAGATTTATCTTGATATTCCACGAGCTTTCCATGACTGGAGCTCCACTTTCAATGATGGAGTTGGCAACTGAACTTTTGAGCTGTGGGGCCACTGTTTCAGCTGTTGTGCTTAGCAGGAAAGGTGGTTTAATGTCAGAG
The nucleotide sequence above comes from Glycine soja cultivar W05 chromosome 11, ASM419377v2, whole genome shotgun sequence. Encoded proteins:
- the LOC114374555 gene encoding protein MLN51 homolog isoform X2, whose translation is MATTTEEGVEYESDPEEATRSLAMRRRREASDDEEGDADADGRDSATADRRITHSDDSDGEGGVADYDDEEELEEEEEEEEEEEGEERVGLEHEHEHEGGANGTVVKDSDDADVKAPLEESGNGNEEEKKENEPFAVPTAGAFYMHDDRFRDNAGARHRRMRGGRRLWESKDDRKWGHDKFEEITLQERHYKEGRRPSKGNFRGRGGKTRGVDHSGRYVRGSRKGYDNRGNQTQAPKSVVRGRGPQRPGKQPEKASHASLGKTFAPVSNSKSDPVPAKKQVFASNLNYASPPFYPSSSSNKDISVAPKGDVQTGGTGRIVRPGVVDEGFLVQQNNVLLRGKNVVDHVSMEKLYIDGPGTPSVGKAFNNMHIPLPGSSGVNPSQSAHPRGHGRSGAVPVQMNYPPVTSHNQPSKIDPTQLPAIQRTAPGRTSPSLQAPAPQVGNRPGSGSQASSPPKTSSAISSLDSGEIDAASDSDKLKGALVGKGRGAPQGSGRGSFVYGGAMGTAGNISGTHGDHNFPTFLPVMQFGGQHPGGIGVPAVGMAFPGYVGQPQLGLGNSEMTWLPVLTGAAGALGAAGALGATYCPPYLTVDGAYHARQSGQTSATAISSKENNVNKANNEWKSPQKSEPVNDEFGQRQNKPRRYSEMNFGQ
- the LOC114374555 gene encoding protein MLN51 homolog isoform X1 yields the protein MATTTEEGVEYESDPEEATRSLAMRRRREASDDEEGDADADGRDSATADRRITHSDDSDGEGGVADYDDEEELEEEEEEEEEEEGEERVGLEHEHEHEGGANGTVVKDSDDADVKAPLEESGNGNEEEKKENEPFAVPTAGAFYMHDDRFRDNAGARHRRMRGGRRLWESKDDRKWGHDKFEEITLQERHYKEGRRPSKGNFRGRGGKTRGVDHSGRYVRGSRKGYDNRGNQTQAPKSVVRGRGPQRYEPTNKNNDSASQVQNKQPGKQPEKASHASLGKTFAPVSNSKSDPVPAKKQVFASNLNYASPPFYPSSSSNKDISVAPKGDVQTGGTGRIVRPGVVDEGFLVQQNNVLLRGKNVVDHVSMEKLYIDGPGTPSVGKAFNNMHIPLPGSSGVNPSQSAHPRGHGRSGAVPVQMNYPPVTSHNQPSKIDPTQLPAIQRTAPGRTSPSLQAPAPQVGNRPGSGSQASSPPKTSSAISSLDSGEIDAASDSDKLKGALVGKGRGAPQGSGRGSFVYGGAMGTAGNISGTHGDHNFPTFLPVMQFGGQHPGGIGVPAVGMAFPGYVGQPQLGLGNSEMTWLPVLTGAAGALGAAGALGATYCPPYLTVDGAYHARQSGQTSATAISSKENNVNKANNEWKSPQKSEPVNDEFGQRQNKPRRYSEMNFGQ